In a single window of the Streptomyces sp. NBC_00285 genome:
- a CDS encoding NDP-sugar synthase, with protein sequence MTEAILLVGGKGTRLRPLTVHTPKPMVRAAGVPFLTHQLARARAAGVDHIVLATSYLAEVFEPHFGDGSSLGLHLEYVTEEEPLGTGGAIRNVAARLHSAPDDPVLIFNGDILTGLDIGELVRTHRRTGADVSLHLTKVADPRAYGLVPTDENGRVLAFLEKPQTPEEIVTDQINAGAYVFRRSVIDTIPQGRPVSVERETFPELLSAGAHLQGMVDSTYWLDLGTPAAFVRGSADLVLGRAPSPAIPGRCGDRLILPTARVAHDAKLTNGTVVGEGAYVAEGARVSGSTILPGAVIEPGAVITDSLIGTRARVGERSVLTGTVIGDGAVIGADNELLAGMRIWCDARIPAGSVRFSSDQ encoded by the coding sequence GTGACAGAAGCGATCCTCCTGGTCGGCGGCAAGGGCACCAGGCTGCGGCCCCTCACGGTCCACACGCCGAAACCCATGGTCCGTGCGGCGGGCGTCCCCTTCCTCACCCACCAGCTGGCCAGAGCGAGAGCGGCGGGCGTCGACCACATAGTCCTCGCGACGAGCTATCTCGCGGAGGTCTTCGAACCGCACTTCGGCGACGGCTCGTCCCTGGGCCTGCACCTGGAGTACGTGACCGAGGAGGAGCCCCTCGGCACGGGCGGCGCGATCCGCAACGTGGCCGCCCGTCTGCACTCCGCCCCCGACGACCCGGTGCTGATCTTCAACGGGGACATCCTGACGGGCCTCGACATCGGGGAGCTGGTCCGCACCCACCGGCGGACCGGCGCCGACGTCTCCCTCCACCTCACCAAGGTCGCCGACCCCCGGGCCTACGGCCTGGTCCCCACGGATGAGAACGGCAGGGTCCTGGCCTTCCTGGAAAAACCCCAGACCCCCGAGGAGATCGTCACCGACCAGATCAACGCGGGGGCGTACGTCTTCCGCCGCTCGGTCATCGACACCATCCCGCAGGGCCGCCCGGTCTCGGTGGAACGCGAGACCTTCCCCGAACTCCTGTCGGCCGGAGCCCACCTCCAGGGCATGGTGGACTCCACGTACTGGCTCGACCTCGGCACCCCGGCCGCCTTCGTCCGCGGCTCGGCCGACCTGGTCCTGGGCCGTGCCCCGTCCCCCGCGATCCCCGGCCGCTGCGGCGACCGCCTGATCCTCCCCACCGCACGAGTCGCCCACGACGCGAAGCTGACGAACGGCACGGTGGTGGGCGAGGGCGCCTACGTCGCGGAAGGCGCGCGGGTCTCCGGCTCCACGATCCTCCCGGGCGCCGTGATCGAACCGGGCGCGGTGATCACCGACTCCCTGATCGGAACCAGAGCCCGAGTCGGCGAACGCTCCGTCCTCACCGGCACCGTCATCGGCGACGGCGCGGTCATCGGCGCCGACAACGAACTGCTGGCCGGCATGAGGATCTGGTGCGACGCCAGAATCCCAGCGGGATCGGTCCGCTTCTCGTCGGACCAGTGA
- a CDS encoding peptidoglycan recognition protein: MRGLLASSIGVTCAAALALPLASPAVAARPVSPATVRPASGAEALGGIQSLPLAPLASRERTLAPVAGEQGLPRRDVRHFSLVGVIWDDPDTVLHGRVQVRTRAAGTDTWSSWQELEAHNDDAADPGTAERTSGRVHGATAPLWVGDSDGVEARVRAETGRRTEDTARGSRTATASALLPAGLRLELVDPGESAPAPDERQAAAAGAPHRGTAHRSAPTDEPPAVRAALDASAANAGLTAPGAAEIPELDRKQTEQELFALSAGELTQAQRVKPYIGPRPRIVTRRGWGADETLRERQFVYTKKVKAVFVHHTASGNGYRCSQVPSLIRGIYRYHVESMGWRDIGYNFLVDKCGNIYEGRAGGVAKPVLGAHTLGFNTNSMGIAVLGSFGSAKPPAAAVKAIARLAAWKLGLHGVNPKGRTYLKSGGGNLYRKGTKVRLNVISGHRDGFATECPGRLLYRKLGSTRSTAARLQGR; this comes from the coding sequence ATGCGTGGACTTCTTGCTTCCTCGATCGGCGTCACCTGCGCCGCCGCCCTCGCCCTGCCCCTCGCCTCGCCCGCGGTCGCGGCCAGACCGGTGTCCCCGGCGACCGTGAGACCGGCGTCGGGTGCGGAAGCCCTCGGCGGCATCCAGTCGTTGCCCCTCGCGCCCCTCGCCTCCCGTGAGCGCACCCTCGCCCCGGTGGCCGGCGAACAGGGCCTGCCCCGCCGGGACGTACGGCACTTCTCCCTCGTCGGCGTGATCTGGGACGATCCGGACACCGTCCTGCACGGCCGAGTTCAGGTGCGCACCCGCGCGGCCGGGACCGACACCTGGTCGAGCTGGCAGGAGCTGGAGGCCCACAACGACGACGCCGCCGACCCCGGCACGGCCGAGCGCACCTCCGGCCGCGTCCACGGAGCCACCGCACCGCTGTGGGTGGGCGACTCGGACGGGGTCGAGGCACGCGTCCGCGCGGAGACCGGCCGCAGGACCGAGGACACGGCCCGCGGCTCCCGTACGGCGACGGCGAGCGCTCTCCTCCCGGCGGGCCTGCGTCTGGAACTGGTGGACCCGGGGGAGAGCGCGCCGGCGCCCGACGAGCGGCAGGCCGCAGCCGCGGGCGCCCCTCACCGCGGCACCGCTCACCGGTCCGCCCCCACCGACGAACCGCCCGCGGTCCGTGCCGCGCTGGACGCGTCCGCCGCCAACGCCGGCCTGACCGCGCCCGGCGCCGCCGAGATCCCGGAGCTGGACCGCAAGCAGACCGAACAGGAGCTGTTCGCCCTGAGCGCGGGGGAGTTGACGCAAGCGCAGAGGGTGAAGCCGTACATCGGACCGCGCCCGCGCATCGTCACCCGGCGCGGCTGGGGCGCCGACGAGACGCTGCGTGAGCGGCAGTTCGTCTACACGAAGAAGGTCAAGGCGGTCTTCGTGCACCACACGGCGTCCGGCAACGGGTACCGCTGCAGCCAGGTCCCCTCGCTCATTCGCGGTATCTACCGCTACCACGTCGAGAGCATGGGCTGGCGCGACATCGGCTACAACTTCCTCGTCGACAAGTGCGGAAACATCTACGAGGGCCGGGCCGGCGGCGTGGCGAAGCCGGTCCTGGGCGCCCACACCCTCGGTTTCAACACCAACAGCATGGGGATCGCCGTCCTCGGCAGTTTCGGCTCGGCCAAGCCGCCCGCCGCCGCGGTGAAGGCCATCGCACGGCTCGCCGCGTGGAAGCTCGGACTCCACGGCGTCAATCCGAAGGGCAGGACATATCTGAAGTCGGGCGGTGGCAACCTGTACCGCAAGGGCACGAAGGTACGACTGAACGTGATCTCCGGCCATCGGGACGGCTTCGCCACGGAGTGCCCCGGCCGGCTGCTCTACCGCAAGCTCGGCTCCACCCGCTCGACGGCGGCCCGTCTCCAGGGCCGCTGA
- a CDS encoding TIGR03089 family protein: MNATDRTPADLLRSALAADPGRPLVTFYDDATGERVELSVATFANWVAKTANLLQGDLAAAPGDRVALLLPAHWQTAVWLLACASVGVVADVGGDPGAADVVVSGPDSLEAARACSGERVALALRPLGGRFPQTPDGFVDYAVEVPGQGDRFAPFAPVDPDEPALAVGGREFSAAEVVERARAEAVGLGLTGPGSRLLSALPYDTWDGVNAGLYGPLATGGSVVLCRNLEQLGEEALAKRVESERVTVSRY, translated from the coding sequence GTGAACGCCACCGATCGCACCCCTGCCGACCTGCTGCGTTCCGCGCTCGCCGCGGATCCCGGCCGCCCCCTGGTGACCTTCTACGACGACGCCACGGGTGAACGTGTCGAATTGTCCGTGGCCACCTTCGCCAATTGGGTGGCCAAGACCGCGAACCTCCTCCAGGGCGACCTCGCCGCCGCGCCGGGTGACCGGGTGGCCCTGCTGCTGCCCGCGCACTGGCAGACGGCGGTGTGGCTGCTGGCGTGCGCGTCGGTGGGAGTGGTCGCGGACGTCGGCGGGGACCCGGGGGCGGCCGACGTCGTGGTGAGCGGGCCGGACTCCCTGGAGGCCGCCCGGGCGTGTTCCGGGGAGCGGGTCGCGTTGGCCCTGCGACCGCTGGGCGGGCGGTTCCCGCAGACACCGGACGGGTTCGTGGACTACGCCGTGGAGGTGCCGGGCCAGGGCGACCGGTTCGCGCCGTTCGCTCCGGTGGACCCCGATGAGCCCGCGTTGGCCGTGGGCGGACGGGAGTTCAGCGCGGCGGAGGTCGTGGAGCGGGCCCGGGCGGAGGCGGTGGGGCTGGGACTCACGGGTCCGGGGTCCCGGTTGCTGTCGGCTCTGCCGTACGACACGTGGGACGGGGTGAACGCGGGGTTGTACGGGCCGCTCGCGACCGGGGGGTCCGTGGTGCTGTGCCGGAACCTCGAGCAGTTGGGCGAGGAAGCCCTGGCCAAGCGGGTCGAGAGTGAAAGGGTCACTGTTTCGCGCTACTGA
- a CDS encoding LCP family protein: protein MTDSAGTLGPGAGSSAGGKGLVRRRRRRWVRYGGLGAVLLVAGTVGTGWALYAALDGNITPDDDAAAELARYENERPTSLVKDAQNILLIGSDSRSGDGNARYGRDSGTERSDTTILLHLAAGRHTATAVSLPRDLMVEVPACRESDGTRSEPLFAMFNHAFQKGGSACTIRTVEKLTNIRVDHHMVVDFHGFKDMVDAVDGVAVCLAEPIDDKAARLRLPAGRVTLDGEEALGYVRARKSLGDGSDTDRMDRQQRFLGALVNKVQSNDVLLNPVKLYPVLDAATSSLTTDPDLASLRGLYELVRGLRDIPTERVQFLTVPRESYVYDSNRDQLVEPEAQRLFERLRKDAPVTVAKKVPKVSEHSPTEEPYEESEDGVGTPVFHGNTAAEDTCG, encoded by the coding sequence GTGACCGACAGCGCAGGAACCCTCGGGCCCGGCGCAGGATCGTCCGCCGGCGGGAAAGGGCTCGTACGGCGGCGTCGGCGCAGGTGGGTCCGGTACGGCGGGCTCGGAGCCGTGCTGCTCGTCGCGGGTACCGTCGGGACGGGGTGGGCGCTCTATGCCGCGCTCGACGGGAACATCACCCCGGACGACGACGCCGCCGCCGAGCTCGCCCGGTACGAGAACGAGCGGCCGACCTCGCTCGTGAAGGACGCGCAGAACATCCTGCTCATCGGCTCGGACTCGCGGTCCGGGGACGGGAACGCGCGCTACGGGCGGGACTCCGGGACCGAGCGGTCGGACACCACGATCCTGTTGCATCTGGCGGCCGGCCGGCACACCGCGACCGCCGTGTCGCTGCCGCGGGACCTGATGGTGGAGGTGCCGGCCTGCCGGGAGTCGGACGGGACCCGCAGCGAGCCCTTGTTCGCGATGTTCAACCACGCCTTCCAGAAAGGCGGTTCCGCCTGCACGATCCGGACCGTCGAGAAACTCACGAACATTCGCGTGGACCATCACATGGTCGTCGACTTCCACGGGTTCAAGGACATGGTGGACGCGGTCGACGGAGTGGCGGTCTGCCTCGCCGAGCCGATCGACGACAAGGCGGCCAGGCTGCGGCTTCCGGCGGGACGGGTGACGCTGGACGGTGAGGAGGCGCTCGGCTATGTGCGCGCCCGCAAGTCGCTGGGTGACGGCAGCGACACCGACCGGATGGACCGTCAGCAGCGTTTTCTCGGAGCGCTGGTCAACAAGGTGCAGAGCAATGACGTACTGCTGAATCCGGTGAAGCTCTATCCCGTGCTGGACGCGGCCACTTCCTCGCTCACCACCGATCCGGATCTGGCGAGTCTGCGCGGATTGTACGAACTCGTACGCGGGCTGCGGGACATCCCCACGGAGCGTGTTCAATTCCTTACCGTGCCGCGGGAGTCGTATGTCTACGACAGCAATCGCGATCAACTCGTGGAACCCGAGGCGCAGCGGCTTTTCGAACGGTTGCGCAAGGACGCACCGGTGACGGTGGCGAAGAAAGTCCCGAAAGTTTCAGAACATTCCCCTACCGAAGAACCCTATGAAGAATCTGAGGACGGCGTCGGCACGCCCGTCTTCCACGGCAACACGGCGGCCGAGGACACCTGCGGGTAA
- a CDS encoding LCP family protein — MDAQGRGRASDIDPADQWVLNPNTGEYELRLTPSAPQSGVPGPRGAAPSPYRASAPGGRTTAPVAPGREVPPPRRRRGAPPEEPLPGRRGRRPVKKKSKAKKALLWTGGTMAFVLVAAAGGGYLYIRHLNSNITSVADDGASTGGFQTDKAINILLIGTDKRTGAGNGSYGDKDSVGHADTTILLHVSKDRSNATALSIPRDLIVDVPDCPTTQADGTTKVIAGTDGVRFNTSLGQDERTPSCTVRTVTELTGIQADNFIVADFNAVKTLTTAVGGVEICLAKDIDDKDSKLKLSKGKHTISGEDALAFVRTRHSVGFGGDLSRITLQQQFLSALMRKLKSNDTLTNPAKMLKLAEAGTKALTVDSQLDNIGKLKNLGLELGKLNVKNLTFTTVPVVDNPAEKVKATVVLNNATAPTVFDMIKGDVSFTEVKKKASASKNAKAAEEAARLKGSKSAASEVRVRVLNGGAEAGSAQAELVYLQNEEGVLKSENAGNADASLAKTTLEYAPDQADQARRLADIMGLSGSALKPGKSVTNSQGLPAMTLTLGKDFKGAGVSFTTATKAPEGVQQSTADKVECAK, encoded by the coding sequence GTGGACGCACAAGGCCGTGGGCGGGCGAGCGACATCGACCCCGCAGATCAGTGGGTGCTCAACCCGAACACCGGTGAATACGAACTGCGACTGACCCCTTCCGCACCGCAGTCGGGCGTTCCCGGTCCCCGGGGAGCCGCGCCCTCGCCGTATCGCGCGAGCGCGCCGGGCGGTCGTACGACCGCACCCGTGGCGCCCGGCCGGGAGGTCCCGCCGCCGCGCAGGCGCCGGGGCGCACCGCCCGAGGAGCCGCTGCCGGGGCGACGCGGGCGGCGGCCGGTCAAGAAGAAGTCGAAGGCGAAGAAGGCGCTGCTGTGGACGGGCGGCACGATGGCGTTCGTGCTGGTCGCGGCGGCCGGTGGCGGCTACCTCTACATCCGCCACCTCAACTCCAACATCACATCCGTCGCCGACGACGGCGCGAGCACCGGTGGCTTCCAGACGGACAAGGCGATCAACATCCTGCTGATCGGCACCGACAAGCGCACCGGCGCGGGCAACGGGAGCTACGGCGACAAGGACAGCGTCGGGCACGCGGACACCACGATCCTGCTGCACGTCTCCAAGGACCGTTCGAACGCGACCGCGCTCAGCATCCCGCGCGACCTGATCGTCGACGTCCCTGACTGCCCGACCACGCAGGCGGACGGCACCACCAAGGTCATCGCGGGCACGGACGGCGTCCGCTTCAACACGAGCCTGGGCCAGGACGAACGGACGCCCAGCTGCACGGTGCGGACCGTCACCGAGCTCACCGGCATCCAGGCCGACAACTTCATCGTGGCCGACTTCAACGCGGTCAAGACCCTGACCACGGCGGTCGGCGGTGTCGAGATCTGTCTGGCCAAGGACATCGACGACAAGGACTCCAAGCTCAAGCTGTCCAAGGGCAAGCACACCATCTCGGGTGAGGACGCCCTCGCCTTCGTGCGGACCCGGCACTCGGTCGGCTTCGGCGGTGACCTGAGCCGGATCACGCTCCAGCAGCAGTTCCTGAGCGCGCTGATGCGCAAGCTGAAGTCGAACGACACCCTCACCAACCCGGCGAAGATGCTGAAGCTGGCGGAGGCGGGCACCAAGGCGCTGACCGTCGACTCGCAGCTCGACAACATCGGCAAGCTGAAGAACCTCGGTCTGGAGCTGGGCAAGCTCAACGTGAAGAACCTGACGTTCACCACCGTGCCGGTCGTCGACAACCCGGCGGAGAAGGTGAAGGCGACGGTCGTCCTCAACAACGCGACGGCGCCCACGGTCTTCGACATGATCAAGGGCGACGTGTCGTTCACCGAGGTCAAGAAGAAGGCGAGCGCGTCGAAGAACGCAAAGGCGGCGGAGGAGGCGGCCCGGCTCAAGGGCAGCAAGTCCGCCGCGTCGGAGGTGCGGGTGCGCGTCCTCAACGGCGGTGCGGAAGCGGGCAGCGCGCAGGCCGAGCTGGTGTACCTCCAGAACGAGGAGGGCGTACTGAAGTCGGAGAACGCCGGCAACGCGGATGCGTCGCTGGCGAAGACCACCCTTGAGTACGCCCCCGACCAGGCCGACCAGGCACGTCGGCTGGCGGACATCATGGGCCTGTCCGGCTCGGCACTGAAGCCCGGCAAGAGCGTCACCAACTCCCAGGGCCTGCCCGCCATGACGCTGACCCTCGGCAAGGACTTCAAGGGCGCCGGGGTGTCCTTCACCACGGCGACGAAGGCACCGGAGGGGGTGCAGCAGTCCACGGCCGACAAGGTCGAATGCGCCAAGTGA
- a CDS encoding LCP family protein: MARSGVHEDGTRPVSRHVQVPRKPDGGGGDGGSESGDGGRGQRGHGRRRALRKHRVLRWSATTLAVLILGTAGAGYLYYQHLNGNIRKGERSSGDAKAHRSEANAAGQTPLNILLIGSDSRNSDENVELGGSRDNRGDPPRGDVQMLIHLSADRKSAAMVSIPRDTRVNIPACKDPDTGKTFPETTDIINESLARGGAGCTLATWENLTGVYIDHWMTIDFSGVVRMSDAIHGVSVCVKQNVWDHPTAAVPGGSGLKMRAGTHKVEGKQALQWLRTRHAWGSDLMRARAQHMYLNSMMRTLKGQNVFTDTPRLMDLAEAATKSLQVSEEIGTVKKLYDLGTQLKSVPTNRITSVTMPNVPDPRNDDHVVPDGTNADKLWEMLRDDVALDKNGKASSGGSTAGKKTAQPTKAPSGPDGEIGVLVRNATASSTLGPVSGRAGTLAAELVRKGFSQAAKDATTGLSEDRTLVRYPSADLEGDAQRVAKSLGIPLSSVKKSTDVSGVTLVVGADWRTGTAYPKQNEAKAGDLPGNSDAINGSDTTKCMDVYSVYRW, from the coding sequence ATGGCGCGCAGCGGTGTGCACGAGGACGGGACGCGGCCGGTTTCGCGGCACGTTCAGGTTCCACGGAAACCCGACGGGGGCGGCGGGGACGGCGGGTCCGAGAGCGGGGACGGTGGCAGAGGGCAGCGCGGGCACGGACGGCGGCGGGCCCTGCGCAAGCACCGGGTGCTCAGATGGTCCGCGACCACACTCGCCGTACTGATACTCGGGACGGCCGGCGCCGGATACCTCTACTACCAGCACCTCAACGGCAACATCCGCAAGGGCGAGCGCAGCAGCGGCGACGCCAAGGCGCACAGGTCCGAGGCCAACGCGGCCGGCCAGACGCCGTTGAACATCCTGCTGATCGGCTCGGACAGCCGTAACTCCGACGAGAACGTCGAGCTCGGCGGCAGCCGGGACAATCGCGGCGACCCACCGCGGGGTGATGTGCAGATGCTCATCCACCTGTCCGCGGACCGCAAGAGCGCCGCGATGGTGAGCATCCCGCGCGACACCCGGGTCAACATCCCCGCCTGCAAGGACCCGGACACCGGGAAGACGTTCCCGGAGACCACCGACATCATCAACGAGTCCCTGGCCCGCGGGGGCGCCGGCTGCACGCTCGCCACCTGGGAGAACCTCACCGGGGTCTACATCGACCACTGGATGACGATCGACTTCTCGGGCGTGGTGCGGATGTCGGACGCCATCCACGGTGTCTCCGTCTGCGTGAAGCAGAACGTCTGGGACCACCCGACGGCCGCGGTGCCCGGCGGTTCCGGCCTGAAGATGCGGGCGGGCACGCACAAGGTCGAGGGCAAGCAGGCCCTGCAGTGGCTGCGCACCCGGCACGCCTGGGGCAGCGACCTGATGCGGGCCAGGGCCCAGCACATGTACCTGAACTCGATGATGCGCACGCTGAAGGGGCAGAACGTCTTCACCGACACCCCGCGGCTGATGGACCTGGCCGAGGCGGCCACCAAGTCCCTTCAGGTGTCCGAGGAGATCGGCACCGTGAAGAAGCTGTACGACCTGGGCACACAGCTCAAGTCGGTGCCGACGAACCGGATCACCTCGGTGACGATGCCGAACGTCCCGGACCCCCGCAACGACGACCACGTCGTGCCGGACGGCACGAACGCCGACAAGCTCTGGGAGATGCTCCGCGACGACGTGGCCCTGGACAAGAACGGCAAGGCGTCCTCGGGCGGGTCCACGGCCGGGAAGAAGACCGCGCAGCCCACCAAGGCCCCCTCCGGGCCGGACGGCGAGATCGGCGTCCTCGTCCGGAACGCCACCGCGAGCTCCACGCTCGGCCCGGTGAGCGGACGTGCGGGCACGCTCGCCGCCGAGCTCGTGCGGAAGGGTTTCTCGCAGGCGGCCAAGGATGCGACGACGGGGCTCTCCGAGGACCGGACGCTCGTGCGCTACCCGAGTGCGGACCTGGAGGGCGACGCCCAGCGCGTCGCCAAGTCCCTCGGGATTCCGCTGAGTTCGGTGAAGAAGTCGACCGACGTCTCCGGGGTCACCCTCGTCGTGGGCGCCGACTGGCGTACCGGGACGGCGTATCCGAAGCAGAACGAGGCCAAGGCCGGTGATCTGCCGGGCAACTCGGACGCCATCAACGGCTCGGACACCACGAAGTGCATGGACGTGTACTCGGTCTACCGCTGGTGA
- a CDS encoding LCP family protein, which yields MDTQGRGRADDVDPADQWVLNPNTGEYELRLTPSAPQSGVPGPRRSAPVPNRSAGPSGRTTTPVAPGPGVPPPRRRRGAPEEPLPGRRGRRPAKQPSKAKKTLLWTGGTMAFVLVAGAATGYFYLKHLEGNVGTTDVGDAAASSFSKDEAFNILIIGTDKRTGAGNEGYGDAGSVGHADTNILLHVSKDRTNATALSIPRDLIVDVPDCETIQKDGTKDVVAGTEDVRFNTSLGQGGRDAGCTMRTVQAATGIKPDHFVMADFNAVKTLTTAVDGVDVCVEKAVNDKQSKLVLPAGESKVEGEQALAFVRTRHAFGNHGDLDRIKVQQQFLGSLMRKMTSGDTLTSPTKLLKLAEAATNALTVDEAIGKVGTLKDIALELKKVPAKNISFMTTPVKDNPAEATPVTVVVDEARAPQVFDAITNDVSFTAVKAQEKKEKAAVAARLKGSKSAASDVRVRIFNGGAAGGAAQAELVYLQNEEGVLKSENAGNADASLAKTTLEYAPDQADQARRLADIMGLSGSALKPGKSVTNSQGLPTMTLTLGKDFKGAGTKLSSAAAATPDVEKSTADKAQCAS from the coding sequence GTGGACACACAAGGCCGTGGGCGGGCGGACGACGTCGATCCCGCAGACCAGTGGGTACTCAATCCGAACACCGGTGAATACGAACTGCGGCTGACGCCTTCAGCGCCGCAGTCCGGCGTTCCCGGTCCCCGCAGGTCCGCGCCCGTCCCGAACAGGTCGGCCGGCCCGAGCGGCCGTACGACGACCCCTGTGGCCCCCGGTCCCGGTGTCCCGCCGCCGCGCAGGCGCCGGGGCGCACCCGAGGAGCCGCTGCCGGGGCGCCGGGGGCGGAGGCCGGCCAAGCAGCCGTCGAAGGCGAAGAAGACCCTGCTGTGGACCGGCGGGACGATGGCGTTCGTGCTGGTGGCCGGTGCCGCGACGGGCTACTTCTACCTCAAGCACCTTGAGGGCAACGTCGGCACGACCGACGTCGGCGACGCGGCCGCGAGCAGCTTCAGCAAGGACGAGGCCTTCAACATCCTCATCATCGGCACGGACAAGCGCACGGGCGCGGGCAACGAGGGCTACGGCGACGCGGGCAGCGTGGGCCACGCGGACACCAACATCCTGCTGCACGTCTCCAAGGACCGTACGAACGCGACCGCGCTGAGCATCCCGCGCGACCTCATCGTGGACGTCCCGGACTGCGAGACCATCCAGAAGGACGGCACCAAGGACGTCGTCGCCGGCACGGAGGACGTCCGCTTCAACACGAGCCTGGGCCAGGGCGGCCGGGACGCGGGCTGCACGATGCGCACGGTCCAGGCGGCCACCGGTATCAAGCCCGACCACTTCGTGATGGCCGACTTCAACGCGGTCAAGACCCTGACCACGGCCGTGGACGGGGTGGACGTCTGCGTGGAGAAGGCCGTCAACGACAAGCAGTCCAAGCTCGTGCTGCCCGCGGGCGAGTCGAAGGTGGAGGGTGAGCAGGCCCTCGCCTTCGTGCGCACCCGGCACGCCTTCGGCAACCACGGCGACCTGGACCGGATCAAGGTGCAGCAGCAGTTCCTGGGCTCGCTGATGCGCAAGATGACCTCCGGCGACACCCTCACCAGCCCCACCAAGCTGCTGAAGCTGGCGGAGGCCGCGACGAACGCGCTCACCGTGGACGAGGCGATCGGCAAGGTCGGCACGCTCAAGGACATCGCCCTGGAGCTGAAGAAGGTGCCGGCGAAGAACATCAGCTTCATGACGACCCCGGTCAAGGACAACCCCGCCGAGGCAACCCCGGTGACGGTGGTCGTCGACGAGGCGAGGGCCCCCCAGGTCTTCGACGCGATCACGAACGACGTCTCGTTCACGGCGGTCAAGGCGCAGGAGAAGAAGGAGAAGGCGGCGGTCGCCGCCCGGCTCAAGGGCAGCAAGTCCGCCGCCTCCGACGTGCGGGTGCGCATCTTCAACGGCGGTGCGGCGGGGGGCGCCGCGCAGGCCGAGCTGGTGTACCTCCAGAACGAGGAGGGCGTACTGAAGTCGGAGAACGCGGGCAACGCGGATGCGTCGCTGGCGAAGACCACCCTTGAGTACGCCCCCGACCAGGCCGACCAGGCACGTCGGCTGGCGGACATCATGGGCCTGTCCGGCTCGGCGCTGAAGCCCGGCAAGAGCGTCACCAACTCCCAGGGCCTGCCCACCATGACGCTGACCCTCGGCAAGGACTTCAAGGGCGCGGGCACCAAGCTCAGCTCCGCCGCGGCGGCCACGCCGGACGTGGAGAAGTCGACCGCCGACAAGGCCCAGTGCGCGAGCTGA